Genomic DNA from Chloroflexota bacterium:
TCGCGGGCATGATGACCATCTCCCCGGCCTTGACGCGCATGGTCTCACCGGAGATCATGATGTCCGCTTCGCCGTCCAGGATGTACGCCAGGGCATCAAACGGCGTAGTATGCTCGCTGAGCCCCTCGCCGCGATCAAAAGCAAACAGGGTCACATTCCCCGTCTGAGCGTCCATGATGGTCCGGCTCACGATCGCGCCTTCCTGATAGTCCAACAGATCAGCCGGATTGACCACTCGTCCCTTCAAGGATTCGCCACCTGCTCGTTCGTTTGCACTCATCGTGATCCCCTTCCTTGTTTTCTAACATTGCTGTAGGGAAATCCTGCTGAGAGTATAGCGCAAGTCCACAGGGATGTCCAACACATTCGCCATA
This window encodes:
- a CDS encoding cupin domain-containing protein, coding for MSANERAGGESLKGRVVNPADLLDYQEGAIVSRTIMDAQTGNVTLFAFDRGEGLSEHTTPFDALAYILDGEADIMISGETMRVKAGEMVIMPANEPHALQAVERFKMMLVMIRV